A single genomic interval of Lewinellaceae bacterium harbors:
- a CDS encoding AraC family transcriptional regulator, giving the protein MRLLFIMNGNGLIEGAAFLVAIQTLVVCLLNVVNANRPNCYLGALILVFLGSTKYYLFSYLGYGAVYRFLESFSTAQFYGPVFYLFLLSVAGEGRRRQLVAHLALPIGLMLFSFLRSYSGAWSGESYLKAITAVEYAMILFYFLLCLRIFRDGRFRRVKVKQRYWLFFVIVYGYLIYNFTDLLVMIFWPDFWQSLMPAFFYLDMLLYLLCFCFLILFGLTELNWVRKLVVPASVHFTTGASPSALENLGRRLDCLFDEDAIHTDPELNLSMLADKLGASSVAVSEYLKSHRNTSFYELLNYHRVQAFKQKLTDPQYRHYSLEGLAYEAGFGSKATFNRAFKKLEGVTPGEYRRKAGEAWRLGDVGT; this is encoded by the coding sequence ATGAGACTTCTTTTTATCATGAACGGAAACGGATTGATCGAAGGGGCCGCCTTTCTGGTGGCCATCCAAACTTTAGTGGTTTGCCTGCTGAACGTTGTTAATGCCAACCGCCCCAACTGCTACCTGGGAGCCCTGATCCTGGTATTTTTGGGCAGCACCAAGTACTACCTGTTTTCCTATCTGGGGTACGGAGCGGTGTACCGGTTTCTGGAAAGTTTTTCCACCGCCCAGTTTTACGGGCCGGTTTTTTATCTTTTTCTGCTGTCCGTCGCCGGGGAGGGCAGACGAAGGCAGCTGGTGGCCCACCTTGCCTTGCCGATTGGGTTGATGCTCTTCTCCTTCCTCAGGAGCTATTCGGGCGCCTGGAGCGGAGAAAGCTACCTGAAGGCAATCACGGCGGTAGAATACGCCATGATCCTGTTCTACTTTCTGCTTTGCCTGCGGATTTTCCGGGATGGCCGTTTCCGCCGGGTGAAAGTTAAACAAAGGTACTGGCTGTTCTTCGTGATCGTGTACGGCTATTTGATCTACAATTTTACCGACCTGTTGGTTATGATCTTTTGGCCCGACTTCTGGCAGAGCCTCATGCCCGCCTTTTTCTACCTGGATATGCTGCTGTACCTGCTCTGCTTTTGTTTCCTGATCTTATTCGGCCTTACCGAGCTCAACTGGGTACGGAAGCTGGTGGTGCCCGCTTCTGTGCATTTTACAACTGGGGCATCTCCTTCCGCCTTGGAAAATCTGGGGCGCCGGCTGGACTGCCTGTTCGACGAGGACGCCATACATACCGACCCGGAGCTGAACCTCAGCATGCTGGCTGACAAGCTGGGCGCCTCCAGCGTTGCGGTTTCTGAGTACCTGAAAAGCCATCGCAATACTTCATTTTACGAACTGCTCAACTACCATCGCGTACAGGCATTCAAGCAAAAGCTCACCGATCCTCAGTACCGGCACTACAGCCTGGAGGGACTGGCGTACGAGGCGGGCTTCGGCTCCAAGGCTACTTTCAACCGGGCGTTTAAAAAGCTGGAGGGAGTGACGCCGGGAGAGTATCGCAGAAAGGCGGGGGAGGCGTGGAGACTTGGAGACGTAGGGACGTGA